A region from the Raphanus sativus cultivar WK10039 unplaced genomic scaffold, ASM80110v3 Scaffold1310, whole genome shotgun sequence genome encodes:
- the LOC108814535 gene encoding vacuolar protein sorting-associated protein 45 homolog: MVLVTSVRDYINRMLHDISGMKVLILDSETVSNVSIVYSQSELLQKEVFLVEMIDSIPVSKESMSHLKAVYFVRPTSENIQKLRYQLANPRFGEHHLFFSNLLKDTQIHILADSDEHEAVQQVQEFYADFVAGDPYHFTLNMPSNHLYMLPAVVDPSGLQRYSDRVVDGIAALFLALKRRPVIRYQRTSDTAKRIAQETAKLMYQHESGLFDFRRTESSPLLLVIDRRDDPVTPLLNQWTYQAMVHELIGLQDNKVDLRAIGSLPKDQQEVVLSSEQDAFFKSNMYENFGDIGMNIKRMVDDFQQVAKSNQNIQTVEDMARFVDNYPEYKKMQGNVSKHVTLVTEMSKLVEARKLMLVSQTEQDLACNGGQGAAYEAVTDLLNNESVSDIDRLRLVMLYALRYEKENPVQLMQLFNKLASRSPKYKPGLVQFLLKQAGVEKRTGDLFGNRDLMNIARNMARGLKGVENVYTQHQPLLFQTMESITRGRLRDVDYPFVGDHFQQGRPQEVVIFMVGGTTYEESRSVALQNATNSGIRFILGGTAVLNSKRFLLDLEEAQRIARSGSHMV; the protein is encoded by the exons ATGGTGTTGGTCACTTCGGTGCGCGATTACATAAACCGGATGCTCCACGATATCTCCGGCATGAAGGTTCTCATACTCGACTCCGAAACG GTTAGCAATGTGAGCATCGTGTATTCGCAGTCAGAGCTGCTTCAGAAAGAAGTGTTCCTCGTGGAGATGATCGATTCGATCCCCGTATCGAAGGAATCGATGTCGCATCTGAAAGCTGTTTATTTCGTCCGCCCTACTTCGGAGAACATTCAGAAGCTACGGTACCAGCTCGCGAATCCTAGATTCGGAGAGCACCATTTGT TTTTCTCAAATCTGTTGAAGGATACTCAGATTCATATCCTGGCTGATTCTGATGAGCACGAGGCTGTACAGCAAGTTCAG GAGTTTTATGCAGACTTTGTTGCTGGTGATCCATATCATTTCACTTTGAATATGCCGTCAAACCACCTGTATATGCTCCCAGCAGTTGTCGATCCCTCTGGTTTGCAGCGCTACTCCGATCGGGTTGTTGATGGAATTGCGGCGCTGTTTCTTGCTTTGAAACGTAGACCTGTCATCAGATACCAGAGGACCTCTGATACTGCAAAAAGGATTGCACAGGAAACAGCT AAATTGATGTATCAGCACGAAAGCGGTCTTTTCGACTTTAGACGGACTGAAAGCTCTCCGTTGCTGCTTGTAATTGACAGAAGAGATGACCCCGTTACCCCATTGCTCAATCAGTGGACATATCAG GCAATGGTGCACGAACTCATAGGACTTCAGGATAATAAAGTGGACTTGAGAGCCATTGGAAGTCTCCCAAAAGATCAGCAA GAGGTGGTTCTATCATCAGAACAAGATGCATTCTTCAAATCCAACATGTACGAAAATTTTGGGGATATTGGAATGAACATCAAGCGAATGGTAGATGACTTTCAGCAGGTGGCAAAGAGTAACCAAAATATCCAGACAGTAG AGGACATGGCCAGATTTGTTGACAACTACCCTGAGTACAAGAAGATGCAAGGCAACGTCTCAAAGCATGTAACCCTGGTTACTGAAATGAGCAAGCTAGTTGAAGCAAGGAAACTCATGCTGGTCTCACAAACAGAGCAGGACTTGGCTTGCAATGGGGGCCAAGGAGCTGCATATGAG GCAGTTACGGATCTCTTAAATAACGAAAGTGTGTCTGACATCGACCGGCTACGTTTAGTAATGCTGTATGCTCTGCGTTATGAGAAAGAGAATCCCGTTCAGTTGATGCAACTGTTCAACAAATTGGCTTCACGGTCTCCCAAGTACAAACCAGGG CTTGTTCAGTTTCTCTTGAAACAAGCCGGTGTGGAGAAGCGTACTGGTGATCTGTTTGGAAACAGAGATCTTATGAATATAGCACGCAACATGGCTCGTGGACTTAAG GGGGTTGAGAATGTGTACACTCAACATCAGCCTCTTCTGTTTCAAACGATGGAGAGCATAACGAGAGGGAGATTACGAGATGTAGACTACCCTTTTGTTGGAGATCATTTCCAACAGGGACG GCCACAAGAGGTGGTGATATTCATGGTTGGTGGAACAACATACGAGGAATCACGCTCTGTTGCTCTGCAAAACGCCACCAACTCTGGCATTAGGTTTATTCTCGGCGGCACTGCAGTGCTCAATTCCAAAAG ATTTCTCCTGGACTTGGAAGAAGCACAAAGGATAGCAAGATCAGGTAGCCATATGGTGTGA